The Thalassophryne amazonica chromosome 8, fThaAma1.1, whole genome shotgun sequence genome includes a window with the following:
- the LOC117515970 gene encoding ras association domain-containing protein 8: MELKVWVDGIQRVICGVTEATTCQEVVIALAQAIGRTGRYTLVEKWRDTERHLAPHESPVASLNTWGQYAGDVQLILHRTGPSLTERPPSEGPPLKGPERGLHRQSLPPLAKLRYPNDRSLRRREPRRKSLTFTGAPRGLKEILSGGHLGEAEAKRRLLMGNAGVPIGTTSAGLWACRMEDLVRLVSVQSETLNVLEKKLEAYEAELQAWVEGRGGRGAGLVGDLGGGLMQEILRMEKHLRKNEVEMEEEEFWATELQIELESERQLEERLQELQGRLQGCELEIGEKMAIVQGVEAGMEEERIQRERQETQWLSEAEARAQLLRVKAELKAQERQAVQLESSCRAVDRSLGQSSKKVQDMQRELEQLTKELRQVNLQQFIKQTGTKVTVLPAEPAEDESTHNGHSIESVPLSGSLKRPVSSHTMSNHLRVLHSPLTSGLNPEGIYV; this comes from the exons ATGGAGCTCAAAGTCTGGGTGGATGGAATCCAGAGGGTCATCTGCGGTGTCACTGAAGCAACCACTTGCCAGGAAGTAGTGATTGCTCTGGCCCAGGCTATAG GTCGCACTGGGCGATACACTTTGGTGGAAAAATGGCGAGACACAGAGCGTCATCTTGCTCCTCATGAAAGCCCTGTGGCCTCACTTAACACCTGGGGCCAGTACGCTGGTGATGTCCAGCTGATTCTACATCGCACAGGACCATCTCTGACTGAGCGGCCCCCCTCTGAAGGGCCACCTCTCAAGGGTCCGGAACGTGGGCTGCATCGGCAGAGCCTCCCTCCCCTTGCAAAGCTTCGCTACCCCAACGATCGATCTCTCCGCCGCCGTGAGCCGCGACGGAAGTCTCTCACATTCACCGGTGCACCCCGAGGCCTTAAAGAGATACTGAGCGGAGGGCATCTTGGAGaggctgaggccaaaagaagactTCTGATGGGAAATGCAGGAGTGCCCATTGGTACCACATCTGCTGGCTTGTGGGCGTGTCGCATGGAAGATCTGGTTAGACTGGTCAGTGTTCAGAGCGAGACTCTTAATGTGCTGGAGAAGAAGCTGGAGGCCTACGAGGCTGAGCTCCAAGCCTGGGTTGAGGGCCGAGGAGGAAGAGGTGCAGGGCTTGTTGGAGACCTAGGTGGAGGGCTAATGCAGGAGATTCTGAGGATGGAGAAACATCTGAGGAAAAATGAGGTTGAAATGGAAGAGGAGGAATTTTGGGCCACAGAGCTTCAAATTGAATTGGAGAGTGAGAGACAGCTGGAGGAGAGGCTACAGGAACTACAAGGTCGTCTGCAGGGTTGTGAACTGGAGATTGGAGAAAAGATGGCAATAGTTCAG GGTGTAGAGGCAGGGATGGAAGAGGAGCGAATTCAGAGAGAGCGGCAAGAGACACAGTGGCTCAGTGAGGCAGAGGCTCGGGCTCAGCTCCTCAGAGTCAAAGCAGAGCTGAAAGCTCAGGAGAGACAAGCTGTCCAGCTGGAGAGCAGCTGCAGAGCTGTGGACAGGTCACTCGGACAAAGCAGTAAAAAAGTACAG GACATGCAGCGTGAGCTGGAGCAGCTGACCAAAGAGTTGAGGCAGGTTAACCTGCAGCAGTTCATCAAGCAGACAGGCACCAAGGTCACAGTGCTGCCGGCTGAACCCGCTGAGGATGAGAGTACGCACAACGGCCACAGCATTG